In one Bacteroidota bacterium genomic region, the following are encoded:
- the lat gene encoding L-lysine 6-transaminase has translation MIVETSQATRAGVPAQQVLPTLAKHMLVDGFEIVVDLKRSSGSFLVDAKDGKRYLDFFTFVASSPVGLNHPKMTTPEFLEKLAYVAVNKPSNSDIYTTEQAEFLETFERVAIPSYLPYAFFIEGGALGIENALKAAFDWKIRKNFAKGYKEERGTQVMHFKQCFHGRSGYTLSLTNTDPVKTDLFPKFKWPRILNPKTTFPLNAQNLALVIREEEIAINQIKEAFRANKDDIAAIIIEPVQGEGGDNHFRKEFFQMLRQLADENDAMLIMDEVQTGIGLTGKMWAHQHFIEPDMIAFGKKMQVCGFLCGKRIDEVAENVFKVPSRINSTWGGNLTDMVRAQRYLEIIEEEHLVENARTMGDYLVKELEALAHEFPTVVSNVRGLGLFDAFDISTPEVRTKLRNLCMQKGLILLPSGERSIRFRPPLTVSKEELDLGMSIIRSSLKEV, from the coding sequence CTCGTTTCTCGTTGATGCCAAGGACGGCAAACGCTATCTCGATTTCTTCACATTTGTCGCATCATCACCTGTCGGCTTGAATCATCCGAAGATGACCACGCCGGAGTTTCTGGAGAAACTCGCGTACGTCGCCGTCAACAAACCCTCCAATTCGGACATCTACACAACCGAACAAGCCGAGTTTCTCGAAACATTCGAGCGGGTTGCCATTCCATCGTACTTGCCGTATGCCTTCTTTATTGAAGGCGGCGCCCTCGGCATTGAAAATGCGTTGAAAGCGGCATTTGACTGGAAGATCAGGAAGAACTTTGCCAAGGGGTACAAGGAGGAACGGGGAACTCAGGTGATGCACTTCAAGCAGTGTTTTCATGGTCGCTCGGGCTACACACTTTCGCTGACGAATACCGACCCGGTGAAAACCGATTTGTTCCCGAAATTCAAATGGCCCCGCATTCTGAATCCGAAAACCACCTTCCCCCTGAACGCGCAGAATCTTGCACTCGTCATCAGGGAGGAAGAGATTGCGATAAATCAGATCAAAGAAGCATTCAGAGCCAACAAGGATGATATTGCTGCGATCATCATCGAGCCCGTACAGGGAGAGGGGGGCGACAATCATTTCCGCAAGGAGTTCTTCCAGATGCTCCGTCAACTGGCAGATGAGAACGATGCTATGCTGATAATGGACGAAGTACAGACGGGCATCGGCCTCACGGGGAAGATGTGGGCACACCAGCATTTCATCGAGCCCGATATGATCGCCTTCGGCAAGAAGATGCAAGTCTGCGGGTTTCTCTGCGGCAAGAGAATAGACGAAGTGGCGGAGAATGTGTTCAAAGTGCCGAGCCGCATCAATTCAACGTGGGGCGGCAATCTGACCGACATGGTTCGGGCACAGCGATATCTTGAAATCATTGAAGAAGAACATCTCGTCGAGAATGCCCGCACAATGGGTGACTACCTTGTGAAGGAACTCGAAGCCCTTGCCCATGAATTTCCAACTGTCGTTTCGAATGTGCGCGGGCTTGGCCTGTTCGATGCGTTCGATATATCGACACCGGAGGTACGGACAAAGCTTCGCAACCTCTGCATGCAGAAGGGATTAATTCTTCTTCCGAGCGGTGAACGCTCCATCCGGTTCCGTCCGCCGTTAACGGTAAGCAAGGAAGAACTCGATCTCGGCATGTCGATCATTCGTTCGTCTCTCAAAGAGGTATAG